TCTTGCCGTTGGGATTGAGCGACAGGAACTCCGGCCCCCAGGTCTCGTTCTGGCCGATATTGATGGTGTGCGGCTCATAGGGAAGGCCGAGTTCCTCCAGCGCGATCGAGACCTTCACGCCGTTGGGGGTCGGCAGCGAATAGAGCTGGATGCGGTCGGGGTGCTGGGCCGGCCAGCGCTGCGTGATCGGGAAGGCGGAGAGGTCTGCCATGGCGGGCTCCGGTGCTGAGCCGGTGCCGCTCATGGGCGCCGGGTGGATGGGAGATAGGCGCGCCGCCCGGCTGCGCAATCACGTGAGCGTCGCACGGAGCGCATCGTGACCGCGCGCTCAGCGCGGGGCCGGCGCCGCGGGCGCCTCAAAGCGGGGGCTCGCGCCCTCGCCCTGCCCCTGCTCGGAGCGGAAGACGGCGATGGCCTCTTCCAGAAGCGTCTCCAGCGAGGGGCCGGCATCGTCACAGGCGATCGGGCGCAGCCGCGTCTCGACCAGCGAGAGATGGCTGCTCATCGCCTTGACCGCCCTGCCACGCTCGCGGCCCGCCAGCGCCTTGAAGATCAGCCGGTGCTCCTCGCAGCCGCAGGCCGAGCCCAGCGTCGTCTCGTAGCGCTTCACCAGCATGATCGTCCGGCCGATCAGCTCATGGGCCTGGCGCTGGACGATGGGGTTGCGGATCATCTCCGCCAGCAGGAAATGGAATTCGGCCGAGAGCTTCTGCCATGTTGCCTGGTCGCCGCGGCGCAGGGCGTCGGCCTCCGCATCGACATGCTCGCGCAGCCGCTCGATCTGCGCCTCTGTCAGATGGTCGGCGAGATGGGCGACCATGCCGCTCTCGAGGATGCGGCGGGCCTCGTAGACAACCCGGCCCTCGCGCAGATCCGGCTCGATGGTGAAGGCGCCGCGATTCCTGACGATCTCCAGCAGCCGCT
This portion of the Bosea sp. OAE506 genome encodes:
- a CDS encoding GntR family transcriptional regulator, whose product is MNEAAVHAILSRLLLAGGLPGGTKLGEHRLAELFGVSRERIRKVLHRLGHERLLEIVRNRGAFTIEPDLREGRVVYEARRILESGMVAHLADHLTEAQIERLREHVDAEADALRRGDQATWQKLSAEFHFLLAEMIRNPIVQRQAHELIGRTIMLVKRYETTLGSACGCEEHRLIFKALAGRERGRAVKAMSSHLSLVETRLRPIACDDAGPSLETLLEEAIAVFRSEQGQGEGASPRFEAPAAPAPR